The Budorcas taxicolor isolate Tak-1 chromosome 5, Takin1.1, whole genome shotgun sequence genome includes a window with the following:
- the HEBP1 gene encoding heme-binding protein 1, giving the protein MLGMIKNSLFGSVETWPWQVLSKGGKGDVLYEERACEGGKFATVEVTDKPVDEALREAMPKVMKYVGGSNDKGIGMGMTVPISFAVFPSDNGNLQNKLKVWFRIPNKFQSDPPAPSDDSIKIEDREGITVYSTQFGGYAKAADYAAQATQLRSALESTATYQTDFYFCTGYDPPMKPYGRRNEVWLVKSSE; this is encoded by the exons ATGTTGGGCATGATCAAGAACTCGCTGTTCGGGAGCGTGGAGACTTGGCCTTGGCAGGTCCTGAGCAAAGGGGGCAAG GGAGATGTCTTGTACGAGGAGAGGGCCTGTGAAGGCGGGAAGTTTgccacagtggaagtgacagataagcCTGTGGATGAGGCTCTGAGGGAGGCCATGCCGAAAGTCATGAAGTATGTGGGAGGCTCCAATGATAAGG GAATCGGAATGGGGATGACAGTTcctatttcctttgctgtgttccCCAGTGACAATGGGAACCTACAGAATAAATTAAAAGTCTGGTTCCGGATTCCAAACAAGTTTCAAAGCGACCCGCCGGCTCCCAGCGATGACAGCATTAAGATCGAAGACAGGGAAGGCATCACTGTCTATTCCAC GCAGTTTGGTGGTTATGCTAAGGCAGCTGATTACGCTGCCCAAGCCACCCAGCTGCGGTCCGCCCTGGAGAGCACAGCCACGTACCAGACGGACTTCTACTTCTGCACTGGGTATGACCCTCCCATGAAGCCCTACGGACGTCGCAACGAGGTCTGGCTGGTGAAGAGCAGTGAATGA